A stretch of Ciconia boyciana chromosome 18, ASM3463844v1, whole genome shotgun sequence DNA encodes these proteins:
- the POLE3 gene encoding DNA polymerase epsilon subunit 3, translating into MAERPEDLNLPNAVITRIIKEALPDGVNISKEARSAISRAASVFVLYATSCANNFAMKGKRKTLNAGDVLSAMEEMEFQRFVAPLKESLEVYRREQKGKKEARKDKDKKADSEEQDKSREEENDDDDERMEEEEQNDEEEVDN; encoded by the exons ATGGCGGAGAGACCGGAGGACCTGAACCTGCCCAACGCCGTCATCACCCGCATCATCAAGGAGGCG cttcctgatggagtaaatatttccaaagaagCTCGGAGCGCAATATCTCGAGCGGCAAGTGTGTTTGTGCTTTATGCAACTTCATG TGCAAATAACTTTGCCatgaaggggaagaggaaaacgCTGAATGCTGGCGATGTTCTCTCTGCCATGGAGGAAATGGAGTTTCAGCGATTTGTAGCCCCTTTGAAAGAATCACTGGAAG tttacAGGCgtgaacagaaaggaaagaaagaagcgAGGAAAGATAAAGACAAGAAGGCAGACTCAGAGGAGCAAGATAAGAGCCGAGAGGAAGAGAATGATGACGATGACGAAaggatggaggaagaagagcaaaatGATGAGGAGGAGGTGGACAACTGA